The Siniperca chuatsi isolate FFG_IHB_CAS linkage group LG7, ASM2008510v1, whole genome shotgun sequence genome includes a window with the following:
- the msantd4 gene encoding myb/SANT-like DNA-binding domain-containing protein 4, which yields MLFDCVFPPFIFFISPSIPTPLSSPCLLAPPPVVSPRLCFSLSLCLWGFCPLPAAKLDFLQVKNLKRKRKSNYSVKETQILIREIHKRRDVLFSRQQNTAINELKRQAWEEVARGVNSLGEGELRTAAEVKRRYLDWRSLMKRKQLQAELSLSFSSSSSSSVALKTEYDQSSPEHEAASVGSGCDQLLDLSGLPKDCHCDWPELAAFGELSGQAMMAPPGVKMEDDVREYRLDGDCDVGDGEGEIDEDDIPSLLSDIECRGEGHVGDVYSHNDSGMLSSSKALTSTFTRDLPLAGDLVGMPAHALGGLTNHENVGAGFLAAVEKQRLELEKQRLAVETERLAVEKERLVVEKERLRQMEVERERLQLERERLQVERERLRLLLLSQTEHVDSSFNLPPQQGPPSSSTSSLSSSHDGQRDREKESKGWRSVVDLETERLKLEKERLQLVKERLQFFKFEASRLQIERERLHVEKERMQLHKDHQGH from the exons ATGTTGTTTGATTGCG tctttcctccttttattttttttatttctccctcCATACCAAcacctctctcttccccttgtcttcttgccccccccccagttGTCTCTCCTCGTCtttgtttctccctctctctgtgtttgtggggTTTCTGTCCCCTTCCTGCTGCAAAGCTGGATTTCCTGCAGGTGAAGAATCttaagaggaagaggaagagcaacTACAGTGTGAAAGAAACACAGATTCTCATCAGGGAGATTCACAAGAGGAGGGACGTGTTGTTCTCCAGACAGCAG AACACAGCCATTAATGAGCTGAAGAGACAGGCATGGGAGGAAGTTGCACGAGGTGTCAATTCGCTGGGGGAGGGAGAGCTACGCACTGCTGCTGAA GTGAAGCGTCGCTACCTGGACTGGCGTTCACTGATGAAGAGAAAACAGCTTCAGGCTgagctctccctctccttctcctcctcctcatcctcgtcTGTGGCCCTGAAGACTGAGTATGATCAGTCCTCCCCTGAGCACGAGGCAGCTTCTGTGGGTTCTGGGTGTGACCAGCTGCTCGACCTCTCAGGCCTCCCAAAGGATTGTCACTGCGACTGGCCGGAGCTGGCGGCTTTCGGTGAGCTGAGTGGGCAGGCCATGATGGCACCGCCGGGTGTGAAGATGGAGGACGACGTCAGAGAATACAGA TTGGATGGTGATTGTGATGTgggagatggagaaggagaaatagaTGAAGATGATATTCCCTCCCTCCTCAGCGACATCGAGTGTCGTGGTGAGGGGCATGTTGGTGATGTTTACTCCCACAACGACTCGGGCATGCTCAGCTCCTCCAAGGCTCTgacctccaccttcaccagaGACCTACCACTCGCTGGTGACCTGGTGGGGATGCCAGCCCATGCTCTGGGTGGACTAACCAATCATGAAAATGTGGGAGCGGGGTTTCTGGCTGCTGTTGAGAAACAGCGGCTGGAGCTGGAAAAACAGCGCCTGGCTGTGGAAACTGAACGCCTGGCGGTGGAGAAAGAGCGGCTGGTGGTGGAAAAGGAGCGGCTTCGTCAGATGGAGGTAGAGAGGGAAAGGctgcagctggagagagagaggttacaggtggagagggagaggctgAGGCTTCTGCTCCTCAGCCAAACAGAGCATGTGGACTCCTCCTTTAACCTGCCGCCACAACAAGGCCCGCCCTCGTCCTCCACGTCTTCTTTATCTTCTAGTCATGAtggacagagggacagagagaaagaaagtaaaggCTGGAGGTCAGTGGTGGATCTGGAGACAGAGAGGCTAAAACTAGAGAAGGAGAGGCTGCAGCTGGTGAAAGAGAGGCTGCAGTTCTTCAAATTTGAGGCCAGCAGACTGCAGATTGAGAGAGAGCGCCTCcatgtggagaaagagagaatgcaGCTGCACAAAGATCATCAGGGCCACTGA
- the aasdhppt gene encoding L-aminoadipate-semialdehyde dehydrogenase-phosphopantetheinyl transferase, protein MGSVRWAFRCGSWKPSRSDWLFAARCIQREEKDRIGQFVFVKDAKSAMAGRLLLRRFVCERMGIPWSEIRLERSPRGKPYLAAPLKVSSDAGPEPQAWSFNLSHQGDYAVLAAEQGMQVGVDIMKTTMPGSSSVPEFFRIMTRQFTAYEWGVIQSAVSEHQQLAAFYRHWALKESFIKAIGTGLGFNLQRVEFHLSSEPLTQGRALRQTKMHLDEEEEEDWIFEESLLDADHHVAVALGTADEAGSAPLRPSLPPPTTFTLLSFTDLIASASPLTEEDPAYWDSFKMKAEAPQRQRDTLASK, encoded by the exons aTGGGCTCTGTTCGCTGGGCTTTTCGCTGTGGGTCGTGGAAACCGAGCAGGTCTGACTGGCTGTTTGCTGCTCGCTGCATTCAGCGGGAGGAGAAAGACAGGATcggacagtttgtgtttgtcaaggATGCCAAATCAGCCATG GCTGGCAGGTTGTTGCTGAGgagatttgtgtgtgagaggatGGGGATCCCCTGGTCAGAGATCAGACTGGAGCGATCCCCCAGAGGGAAACCTTACCTGGCAGCACCACTGAAG GTCAGTTCAGATGCAGGTCCTGAACCCCAGGCCTGGAGTTTCAACCTGTCCCACCAGGGGGATTACGCTGTGCTCGCTGCAGAGCAGGGCATGCAGGTCGGAGTGGATATAATGAAGACTACCATGCCAG GTAGCAGCTCCGTGCCAGAGTTTTTCCGCATCATGACTCGTCAGTTTACAGCGTACGAGTGGGGCGTCATCCAATCAGCCGTCTCGGAGCACCAGCAGCTCGCCGCGTTCTACCGCCACTGg GCCCTGAAGGAGAGCTTCATCAAAGCCATCGGCACGGGTCTGGGCTTCAACCTGCAGAGGGTGGAGTTTCACCTGTCCTCTGAACCGCTCACACAGGGCCGGGCACTACGGCAGACCAAGATGCATCtagatgaggaagaagaagaggactgGATATTTGAA GAGAGCTTGCTGGATGCTGACCATCATGTTGCTGTAGCACTCGGAACAGCGGACGAAGCAGGCTCTGCA CCTCTTCgtccatctcttcctcctcccaccACATTTACGCTGCTGTCGTTCACTGACCTCATCGCCTCGGCCTCACCTCTGACGGAGGAAGACCCCGCCTACTGGGACAGCTTCAAGATGAAGGCTGAAGCtccacagagacaaagagatacACTCGCATCCAAATAA